The following proteins come from a genomic window of Nocardiopsis sp. YSL2:
- a CDS encoding argininosuccinate synthase, which produces MSERVVLAYSGGLDTSVAIGWIAEETGAEVVAVAIDCGQGGEDLDAVRRRALDCGAVEAVVADARDEFAAEYCVPAIQANALYMDRYPLVSALSRPLIVKHLADAARYHGATHVAHGCTGKGNDQVRFEAGLAALFPELRVLAPVRDSGMTRDRAIAFAEDKGLPIDVSKKSPYSIDQNLFGRAVETGFLEDIWNGPIEDVYDYTRDPADSREPDELVITFADGVPTGIDGRELTPLQLIEEMNRRAGAQGVGRIDMVEDRLVGIKSREVYEAPGAIALITAHQELENVTVERELARFKRGVDQRWGELVYDGLWFSPLKDALQGFVTEANRHVSGDIRMVLHGGRAVVTGRRSESALYDFDLATYDTGDTYDQSAARGFIDVFAMPGRIAGRRDRRTAR; this is translated from the coding sequence ATGTCCGAGCGCGTCGTACTCGCCTACTCCGGAGGGCTCGACACCTCCGTCGCCATCGGCTGGATCGCGGAGGAGACCGGGGCCGAGGTCGTCGCCGTGGCCATCGACTGCGGGCAGGGCGGGGAGGACCTCGACGCCGTCCGCCGCCGCGCACTGGACTGCGGGGCCGTGGAGGCCGTCGTCGCCGACGCCCGTGACGAGTTCGCCGCCGAGTACTGCGTCCCCGCCATCCAGGCCAACGCCCTCTACATGGACCGCTACCCCCTGGTCTCGGCGCTCTCGCGTCCGCTCATCGTCAAGCATCTGGCCGACGCCGCCCGCTACCACGGCGCCACGCACGTCGCCCACGGCTGCACGGGCAAGGGCAACGACCAGGTCCGCTTCGAGGCCGGGCTCGCCGCCCTCTTCCCCGAGCTCAGGGTCCTGGCCCCGGTCCGCGACTCCGGCATGACCCGGGACAGGGCCATCGCCTTCGCCGAGGACAAGGGCCTGCCCATCGACGTCAGCAAGAAGTCGCCCTACTCCATCGACCAGAACCTCTTCGGGCGCGCCGTCGAGACGGGGTTCCTGGAGGACATCTGGAACGGCCCCATCGAGGACGTCTACGACTACACCCGGGACCCGGCCGACTCACGCGAGCCCGACGAACTCGTCATCACCTTCGCCGACGGCGTGCCCACCGGCATCGACGGCCGTGAACTCACCCCGCTGCAGCTCATCGAGGAGATGAACCGCCGCGCCGGCGCCCAGGGCGTGGGCCGCATCGACATGGTCGAGGACCGCCTGGTCGGCATCAAGAGCCGTGAGGTCTACGAGGCGCCCGGCGCCATCGCCCTCATCACCGCCCACCAGGAACTGGAGAACGTCACCGTCGAGCGCGAGCTGGCCCGCTTCAAGCGCGGCGTCGACCAGCGCTGGGGCGAACTCGTCTACGACGGCCTGTGGTTCTCCCCGCTCAAGGACGCGCTCCAGGGCTTCGTCACCGAGGCCAACCGGCACGTGAGCGGCGACATCCGCATGGTCCTGCACGGCGGCCGCGCCGTCGTCACCGGCCGCCGCAGCGAGAGCGCGCTCTACGACTTCGACCTGGCCACCTACGACACCGGCGACACCTACGACCAGAGCGCCGCCCGCGGGTTCATCGACGTGTTCGCCATGCCGGGCAGGATCGCCGGCCGACGCGATCGGCGCACCGCCAGGTAG
- a CDS encoding arginine repressor yields the protein MMSESGGTAPMTKAARHARISDVLTREDVRSQGELAKRLAEAGVQVTQATLSRDLDELGAVKLRTAEGHLAYVLPGEGGERLQRTRPDSLDLEQVSGARLTRLAEDLLVSAEASANMVIVRTPPGAAQYLASAIDHTDFHAILGTIAGDDTIMVIARDPQGGDELAAALLRLADRRP from the coding sequence ATGATGAGTGAGAGCGGTGGAACGGCGCCGATGACCAAGGCGGCCAGACACGCCAGGATCAGCGACGTCCTCACCCGCGAGGACGTGCGGTCCCAGGGCGAGCTGGCCAAGCGCCTGGCCGAGGCCGGCGTCCAGGTCACCCAGGCCACCCTGTCCCGGGACCTGGACGAACTCGGCGCGGTCAAGCTCCGGACCGCCGAGGGCCACCTGGCCTACGTCCTGCCGGGGGAGGGCGGTGAACGGCTGCAGCGCACCCGCCCCGACAGCCTGGACCTGGAACAGGTCTCCGGGGCGCGACTCACCCGGCTGGCCGAGGATCTGCTGGTCTCGGCCGAGGCCTCCGCCAATATGGTCATCGTCCGCACCCCGCCCGGTGCGGCCCAGTACCTGGCCTCGGCCATCGACCACACCGACTTCCACGCCATCCTGGGCACCATCGCGGGCGACGACACCATCATGGTGATCGCCCGCGATCCCCAGGGCGGCGACGAGCTGGCCGCCGCGCTGCTGCGCCTGGCCGACCGCAGGCCGTAG